The following proteins come from a genomic window of Alnus glutinosa chromosome 10, dhAlnGlut1.1, whole genome shotgun sequence:
- the LOC133880595 gene encoding phospholipase A(1) DAD1, chloroplastic-like codes for MRLVFGAVRPCSSTTPPVPRASVGMHYCAASTTLLKPNTKSFALRSFEVSCSSLSKHDSSKRSVADQSAKLGKRWMEFQGINNWEGLLDPLHDNLRCEILRYGQFVEAAYRSFDFDPSSPTYAMCRHPRHSLFSQTGIGETGYKITRNLRATCGVQLPRWFNMAHPSWVSTQSSWIGYVAVCQDKEEIARLGRRDVVIAYRGTATCLEWVENLRATLTELPNHVGPKEDGQGPMVESGFLSLYTSKTATCRSLQEMVREEIARVIEMYGDEPLSFTITGHSLGAALATLTAYDITTTYENAPMVTVISFGGPRVGNRGFRAHLERSGTRILRIVNSDDVITKVPGFVFRHGDVASKQSAHAAGIPGWVNKRWEEMQWVYTDVGQELRLSSRESPYLQKGDMATCHDLKTYLHLVNGFVSSTCPFKASSQSVQLISHPRENAWV; via the coding sequence ATGAGGCTTGTTTTTGGAGCTGTTCGCCCATGCAGTAGTACTACTCCACCTGTACCAAGAGCTTCGGTGGGCATGCACTACTGTGCCGCCTCTACCACTCTACTGAAACCCAACACTAAAAGCTTCGCATTGAGAAGCTTTGAGGTCTCATGCAGCTCGCTCAGCAAGCACGACTCCTCAAAACGCAGCGTCGCCGATCAGTCTGCCAAACTCGGCAAGAGGTGGATGGAGTTTCAGGGCATCAACAACTGGGAGGGCTTGCTCGACCCTCTCCACGACAACCTACGCTGCGAAATTCTGCGCTACGGACAGTTCGTCGAGGCAGCGTATCGTTCCTTTGACTTCGACCCCTCCTCCCCAACCTACGCCATGTGTCGCCACCCCAGACACTCGCTCTTCTCCCAGACAGGCATAGGCGAAACGGGGTACAAAATCACCCGGAACCTTCGTGCCACGTGTGGGGTCCAGTTGCCACGTTGGTTTAACATGGCCCACCCGAGCTGGGTGTCCACCCAGTCCAGCTGGATTGGCTACGTGGCGGTCTGTCAGGACAAGGAGGAGATCGCACGGCTTGGACGGCGTGACGTTGTGATCGCGTATAGAGGCACGGCCACCTGCTTGGAGTGGGTGGAGAACCTACGCGCTACCTTAACCGAATTACCTAACCACGTCGGTCCCAAGGAAGATGGGCAGGGGCCCATGGTAGAGAGTGGGTTCCTGAGCCTCTACACTTCGAAGACCGCCACGTGTCGTAGCTTGCAAGAGATGGTGAGGGAAGAGATCGCGAGGGTGATTGAAATGTACGGTGATGAGCCACTTAGCTTCACGATCACGGGTCACAGCCTTGGTGCCGCACTGGCTACGCTCACCGCATACGATATCACCACCACTTACGAAAATGCACCAATGGTGACGGTGATTTCATTCGGTGGGCCACGTGTCGGGAACAGGGGCTTTAGGGCCCACCTGGAAAGAAGTGGGACCAGGATACTTAGGATTGTGAACTCCGATGATGTAATTACCAAAGTACCTGGGTTTGTGTTCAGGCATGGTGACGTGGCGAGTAAGCAGAGTGCCCACGCAGCTGGCATTCCGGGCTGGGTGAACAAGCGCTGGGAAGAAATGCAGTGGGTTTATACTGACGTGGGACAGGAGCTTAGACTTAGTAGCAGGGAGTCACCGTACCTCCAGAAGGGGGATATGGCCACATGTCACGATCTGAAGACGTATCTTCACTTGGTCAACGGTTTTGTGAGTTCCACGTGTCCTTTCAAAGCTAGCTCCCAGAGTGTGCAGCTGATTAGTCATCCGAGAGAGAATGCTTGGGTTTGA